Part of the Cryptosporangium aurantiacum genome, GTCGGTCGCCGCGAACGAGGACACCTCGAAGTTCCTGTCCGACGTCGCGCCGGGCTCCAGCACCGAGGTGACCTGGGCGTGGGACATCCCGGCGGGACAGACGATCACGAAGCTGACGCTCTACGAGTCGTTCGGGAGCGACGGCGTCTCCGTCACGGTGTCCTGATTTTGTTCCAGAGCGCGCATCGGTGGTCGGCGGCGTAGGCGGCGTCGTCGATCAGCCCGCTCTGCCCGTCGGCCCGGAGCGCGAGCAGACGGCGCTTCGGCCCGTACGGTAGCCACGGGTCACCGCCGCGGATGAACGCGCCCCAGCGCCGGGTCATCTCGGCGGCCAGCCGACGTTCGGCGGCGTCGAAGGTCGGGGCGATCGGCGTGCCGTTGTCGAAACTCGGCCACAGGTAGGCCAGTTCGGCGGCGTGCCCGGCGCCCCACACGTACCCGGGGATCGGCCAGAGCCCCGGCCCGGTCCGGTGCGCGAACTCGTACCCGTACACCCGTGTCCAGCGAGCGAAGTCGGTCCACGACCCGCGCGTCCCGCAGCCGCCGATCCTCGTGAGCAGCCCGGAGTCGGTGAAGATCGCGCCGACCAGGTAGGCCGGGGTGAACGGGTCGGCGTCGGCGGGCCAGGGGTAGTGGGCCAGCACCGCGTCGGCGCCGGTCGCGAACCGGCCCCGGACCCACGCGACGTACTGCGCCTGCGACCAGCCGATCATCTCCAGCGCGAACGTGCGGCCCTCGTCGCGGTTCGCCCCGAGCACCAGCGGGACCCGGGCAAAACGTCCGGCCCGCACCGCGTCGGCCGGCGCGACCGGCAGCGTGGGTGTCCCGGCGACGAGCCGCGGCTCGAACTCGGCGCCGGCGTCCAGCAGCGCTGCGGTGGAGCGTCCCCGCAGGCAGGACGCCGTGTCGCAACCGAGGTTCCGGGCGAACGCGGTGGCCGCGCTCATGGCGTC contains:
- a CDS encoding carboxylesterase/lipase family protein; the encoded protein is MRWVATLLAAVLAVTTLSGTPSGPTARTESGPVEGVREHGVDSFLGIPYAAAPVGPLRWRPPRPAPRWAGVRDADTFGDRCAALASTNGPRTESEDCLFVNVQRPAGTKPGDRLPVYVFIHGGGLANGTSAQMDMATFVRRTGVIGVTFNYRLGVLGFLRHPSLGADSGNHGFQDQQAALRWVHRNIAAFGGSPASVTVGGSSAGGWSVCGHLTAPASRGLFARAMIQSGSCTSISQSDAMSAATAFARNLGCDTASCLRGRSTAALLDAGAEFEPRLVAGTPTLPVAPADAVRAGRFARVPLVLGANRDEGRTFALEMIGWSQAQYVAWVRGRFATGADAVLAHYPWPADADPFTPAYLVGAIFTDSGLLTRIGGCGTRGSWTDFARWTRVYGYEFAHRTGPGLWPIPGYVWGAGHAAELAYLWPSFDNGTPIAPTFDAAERRLAAEMTRRWGAFIRGGDPWLPYGPKRRLLALRADGQSGLIDDAAYAADHRCALWNKIRTP